The following proteins are encoded in a genomic region of Candidatus Nitrospira nitrificans:
- a CDS encoding glycosyltransferase family 4 protein: MVNELFFSSMTALLVCMALIPLLRLIAERFQIMDQPGGRKVHEHPVPRIGGIAFAVGACVSIAWWGGRDATTFSVLFGCVTIVAFGVWDDRVDLGYRSKLVGQLLAALAVVLGGGIWFTALPFLPDVEVPAWVGMCVTVVFLVGVSNAVNLTDGLDGLAGGLSFITLSGIAYLAYLSNDSTVLLLTVPFLGGLLGFLRYNTYPARIFMGDGGSQLLGFIMGVLAVLLTDSSRGPFSPSLAFFLLGLPFLDTLGVTGQRLAEGRSPFIGDRAHIHHKLLRFGFTHYEAVTVIYVIQAGMLGLAYALRWQSDTLILPLYLLITGSVLLLFIAAGRGLLPNLAARGGHFLSNVVVRRVMSGPWLTDLPMQFLAVTVPCFLIALVFVPSNVPADVGYLSIVIFGIVLAGLSFSPQVAPYFVRGGLYVGTTFLLYACEASRYRSISAVAMLHNAFFVVVAVMVLLSLRFNEENRFQTTPLDYLMVFLAITLPLLPEVSADIAHLGVFAAKLMVLFFSFELLLHAFANRVRQLGLVSLWILFGLGIRILL, encoded by the coding sequence ATGGTGAACGAGCTGTTCTTTAGTTCCATGACCGCCTTGCTTGTGTGCATGGCGCTGATCCCCCTCTTGCGGCTCATAGCAGAGCGGTTTCAGATCATGGATCAGCCCGGAGGTCGGAAAGTTCATGAACATCCGGTTCCACGGATCGGCGGGATTGCCTTTGCTGTCGGCGCGTGCGTTTCAATCGCTTGGTGGGGGGGGAGAGATGCGACAACCTTTTCAGTGCTGTTCGGATGCGTGACCATCGTAGCGTTCGGAGTATGGGACGACCGCGTCGATCTCGGCTATCGAAGCAAACTCGTCGGCCAGTTGCTCGCCGCGCTTGCCGTCGTGTTGGGCGGCGGTATTTGGTTTACCGCTCTTCCCTTTCTCCCTGATGTGGAGGTGCCGGCATGGGTTGGGATGTGTGTGACCGTTGTGTTTCTGGTCGGCGTGTCCAACGCCGTCAATCTGACGGACGGGTTAGATGGGCTAGCCGGTGGTCTGTCATTCATTACGCTATCGGGGATTGCCTATTTGGCCTATCTTTCCAATGACTCGACCGTCTTGTTGTTGACGGTCCCGTTTCTGGGCGGGCTTTTAGGGTTCCTACGCTACAACACCTATCCGGCTCGCATCTTTATGGGAGACGGCGGCAGTCAATTGTTGGGATTCATCATGGGCGTTCTCGCCGTTCTGCTGACGGATTCCTCGCGAGGCCCATTCAGTCCAAGCCTCGCATTCTTTTTATTAGGTTTGCCGTTTTTGGACACGCTCGGGGTGACGGGACAACGGTTGGCAGAAGGCCGTTCTCCGTTCATCGGCGATCGCGCGCATATTCATCATAAACTGCTCCGCTTTGGGTTCACGCATTATGAGGCCGTGACCGTCATTTATGTGATTCAGGCAGGCATGTTGGGCTTGGCCTATGCGCTGCGATGGCAGTCCGACACATTGATCCTGCCCCTCTATCTCCTGATTACAGGATCGGTCTTGCTGCTGTTCATCGCAGCAGGGCGCGGCCTTCTTCCCAATCTCGCGGCGCGAGGTGGGCATTTCCTCTCGAATGTGGTCGTGAGGCGAGTGATGAGTGGTCCCTGGTTGACGGATCTACCGATGCAGTTTCTGGCCGTGACGGTTCCCTGTTTCCTCATTGCGCTGGTATTTGTCCCATCGAATGTGCCGGCCGATGTCGGGTACCTCTCGATCGTCATTTTTGGGATTGTGTTGGCCGGCCTCTCGTTCTCTCCTCAGGTGGCGCCATACTTTGTTCGTGGTGGGCTCTATGTCGGGACGACCTTCCTGCTCTATGCCTGTGAAGCGTCGCGATATCGATCCATATCCGCCGTGGCGATGCTCCACAACGCATTTTTTGTCGTGGTGGCCGTGATGGTTCTCTTGAGTCTGCGGTTCAACGAGGAAAACCGTTTTCAAACCACACCGCTCGACTATCTGATGGTGTTTTTGGCGATAACTCTCCCGCTGCTTCCCGAGGTGAGCGCCGACATTGCGCACTTGGGTGTCTTCGCCGCCAAGCTGATGGTGCTCTTCTTTTCTTTCGAGTTGCTGCTCCATGCCTTTGCCAATCGCGTCCGGCAGCTCGGCCTTGTATCGCTCTGGATTTTATTCGGACTCGGAATTCGGATTTTGTTGTAG
- the xrtD gene encoding VPLPA-CTERM-specific exosortase XrtD — MTSNRYLIFTSTLVVALLGYMYAESLAYLFSQWLGTEDYSHGVFVPFISGYLVWQSRHRLSQVARENSWWGIAVMALGLILYVVGELSTLFVILHVSLWVVLVGLTVTLLGLHGAKIIAFPLGYLLSAIPLPMFFYANLSSQLQLWSSSLGVGCLQLVGVMAYREGNVIDLGPVQLQVVEACSGVRYLLPLTALALLCSYLFKDKMWKRVVLVLSSVPISIMLNGFRIGVIGVLVELYGRGAAEGFYHLFEGWVIFMVSFGLLIAEMALLARIGKVKSHRSLFDRFTWREQSEDCAHQSVCMGPGLIQSSPHPAYLCSVALLAPFTVFSTVVVDREESPPPRAAFVNFPMQIDSWQGSSFPLEQQYIDTLRFDDYVLADYRLNDQQPVNFYAAYYRSQRKGQSAHSPQSCLPGGGWEITSLTQRELLMSQGVMQPLTVNRAVIQKGDQKQIVWYWFKQRERHLTSEYLVKIYLVWDAFFRQRTDGALVRLASLVGPGESESIVDQRLQEFAVAAGQALTTYVPD; from the coding sequence ATGACTAGCAATCGCTATCTGATCTTCACCTCAACCCTGGTCGTGGCGCTGTTGGGCTACATGTACGCGGAGAGCCTGGCCTACCTGTTCAGTCAGTGGTTGGGCACTGAGGATTATAGTCACGGAGTTTTCGTGCCTTTCATTAGCGGGTATTTGGTTTGGCAATCTCGGCATCGTCTCAGTCAAGTGGCGAGGGAGAACTCGTGGTGGGGTATTGCTGTCATGGCGCTGGGGCTCATCCTCTATGTGGTGGGGGAATTGTCCACACTGTTTGTCATCCTTCACGTCTCCTTGTGGGTCGTACTCGTCGGGTTGACCGTCACGCTGCTCGGGCTTCATGGGGCCAAGATCATTGCGTTTCCTCTCGGGTATCTCCTGAGCGCGATCCCTCTACCGATGTTCTTTTACGCGAATCTGTCGAGCCAGCTCCAATTATGGTCCTCATCCCTCGGTGTCGGATGTTTACAGCTTGTTGGTGTGATGGCGTATCGGGAAGGCAATGTCATTGATCTGGGGCCGGTGCAACTCCAAGTTGTCGAGGCATGCAGCGGGGTTCGATATCTGCTTCCGCTGACTGCCCTGGCACTGCTCTGTTCGTATCTGTTCAAAGACAAGATGTGGAAACGGGTGGTGCTCGTGCTCTCGTCAGTTCCGATCTCGATCATGCTGAACGGTTTTCGTATCGGCGTGATCGGAGTGTTGGTGGAACTCTATGGGAGAGGCGCCGCGGAAGGCTTTTATCATCTCTTCGAAGGGTGGGTCATTTTCATGGTGAGTTTTGGGTTGCTGATCGCAGAAATGGCGCTCTTAGCCAGAATAGGAAAGGTGAAGTCGCACAGGTCGTTGTTTGACCGGTTCACCTGGAGAGAGCAATCAGAAGATTGCGCCCATCAATCCGTCTGCATGGGACCAGGCCTTATCCAATCGTCTCCACACCCCGCCTATTTGTGCAGCGTAGCCCTGCTCGCACCATTTACTGTGTTCTCGACGGTGGTTGTGGATCGTGAAGAAAGTCCTCCTCCGCGAGCGGCGTTCGTCAATTTTCCGATGCAGATCGACAGCTGGCAAGGATCGTCGTTTCCTCTCGAGCAACAATACATCGATACGCTTCGGTTCGACGATTATGTCCTGGCGGACTACCGATTGAATGATCAGCAGCCGGTGAATTTCTATGCGGCCTACTACCGATCACAACGGAAGGGGCAATCAGCTCATTCGCCTCAAAGTTGTCTGCCGGGAGGCGGATGGGAAATCACGTCCCTGACGCAACGAGAACTACTGATGTCCCAGGGGGTGATGCAGCCGCTCACAGTCAATCGGGCGGTCATTCAGAAGGGGGACCAGAAGCAAATCGTTTGGTACTGGTTCAAGCAACGCGAGCGACATCTCACCAGTGAATATCTGGTCAAAATCTATCTGGTGTGGGATGCCTTTTTCCGACAACGGACTGATGGAGCCCTCGTGAGACTGGCATCGCTGGTTGGTCCAGGCGAATCCGAGTCCATAGTTGATCAACGTCTTCAGGAGTTCGCGGTTGCAGCCGGGCAAGCCCTGACGACGTACGTGCCGGACTGA
- a CDS encoding glycosyltransferase family 4 protein, producing MRILFLSHYFPPEVNAPATRAYEHCRQWVRDGHHVTVVTCAPNHPQGKVYEGYRNRIYQRETRDGISVVRVWTFVTANEGFLKRTLNYISYMCSAVMVSIFLPKADVVLSTSPQFFNGLAGYVVSKLRRIPWVLEIRDLWPESIVAVGAIKSPTIITLLEWIERFAYRKADRIVPVTDSFKAYMLGKGIDAGKIDVVKNGVDLDQYAPLDGASALAEELGVKEKFVVSYFGTHGMAHHLETIFHAAHRLSGSNNIVFLMVGDGAERRALLQMRDDMALGNVMMVDQQPKSRMRDFWALSDISLVLLKKSDLFKTVIPSKIFESLAMAKPIILGVEGESADLIRAAKAGVCIEPEQAEELAARVLELSQNTDRCQQLGRNGRRYVIEHFDRIVLARKLASVLEAVDGKTVLEDEEVSTPVR from the coding sequence ATGCGAATCCTCTTTCTGTCACATTACTTCCCTCCCGAGGTTAACGCGCCGGCAACGAGAGCTTACGAACATTGTCGACAATGGGTCCGAGATGGGCATCATGTGACGGTCGTGACCTGCGCGCCGAATCATCCTCAAGGAAAGGTCTACGAAGGATACCGCAATCGGATCTATCAACGAGAAACGAGAGACGGAATCAGCGTTGTCAGGGTCTGGACGTTCGTGACGGCTAATGAAGGTTTCCTCAAACGAACGTTGAACTACATCTCGTATATGTGTTCTGCAGTCATGGTCTCCATTTTTCTCCCCAAAGCAGACGTCGTTCTTTCTACCTCTCCTCAATTCTTCAATGGGCTCGCAGGCTACGTTGTCAGCAAGTTGAGGAGAATACCCTGGGTATTAGAGATCCGTGACCTATGGCCGGAATCGATCGTTGCCGTAGGTGCGATTAAAAGCCCCACAATCATTACCCTGTTGGAATGGATCGAGCGGTTCGCCTATCGAAAGGCGGATCGAATCGTGCCGGTGACCGACTCGTTCAAAGCCTACATGTTGGGCAAGGGCATCGACGCTGGAAAAATCGACGTCGTCAAAAACGGTGTCGATCTGGATCAGTATGCGCCGTTGGATGGCGCGAGTGCTCTTGCTGAAGAGCTTGGGGTCAAAGAAAAGTTCGTGGTGTCCTATTTTGGGACCCATGGCATGGCTCACCATCTGGAAACGATCTTTCATGCAGCCCACCGATTAAGCGGCTCGAACAACATTGTTTTCCTGATGGTGGGTGATGGAGCCGAGCGGCGGGCGCTTCTTCAGATGCGAGACGACATGGCGCTGGGCAACGTGATGATGGTCGATCAGCAACCCAAAAGCCGCATGCGCGACTTCTGGGCGTTATCCGACATCAGTCTCGTTCTCCTGAAAAAATCAGACCTGTTCAAGACGGTCATCCCCTCGAAGATCTTTGAAAGCTTGGCGATGGCGAAGCCGATCATTCTTGGAGTGGAAGGGGAGAGCGCGGATCTTATCCGAGCAGCCAAGGCAGGCGTGTGTATTGAGCCGGAACAGGCTGAGGAGCTCGCTGCGCGTGTTCTGGAGCTTTCTCAAAATACTGACCGGTGCCAACAGCTGGGTAGGAATGGGCGCCGATATGTCATTGAACATTTCGATCGCATCGTGCTCGCCAGAAAACTCGCTTCTGTGCTCGAGGCTGTTGATGGGAAGACAGTTCTGGAGGATGAGGAGGTTTCTACCCCTGTGAGATGA
- a CDS encoding heparinase II/III family protein, which yields MNVTNAIPTERIDWVSRDMPKLWRYNLHYFDYLHDPQRSFENKCLLITDWIRSNPPGTEDAWEPYTASLRIVNWVKFFLSRAVAGLKESDRLPKHEWLESLYQQALWLEQNIEYHILANHYLKNGVALFFAGVYFEGVDADRWLQKGLGILRGELKEQFLADGGHFERSPMYHSICLVDYLDVLNLAENSSAAISSDIAGEFSGKVTAALDFLHAICLPDGAIPLFNDSAFGIAPPPHRIFDYAERVIGYKTPRPTKDLVVNAFPSNGYYVCRKADDMIIIDCGPIGPDYQPGHAHCDTLSYELAIDGRRVVVDSGVYDYELSRERAYARSTSAHNTVMVDEEEQSEMWGVFRVARRARPIQAHIDKAGEGSVLFEGAHDGYTRLKGRPIHKRKISYDGCGSWVVTDVLEGRGIHRMESFVHIHPDFTILESGEGPFRIERGWEIVAMIEALSPCRVQSGSGCYFPEFGLSRKNPVLAFSCSGEGPLQLSYRIQKTRNRQTQAHEHANPLSVTLLPSRG from the coding sequence TTGAATGTCACGAACGCGATTCCCACCGAGCGGATTGATTGGGTCAGTCGGGATATGCCGAAGCTTTGGCGGTATAACCTGCACTATTTTGATTATTTGCATGATCCGCAGCGTTCTTTTGAAAACAAGTGTCTCCTGATTACTGATTGGATTAGAAGTAATCCACCAGGGACTGAAGATGCATGGGAGCCCTATACGGCTTCGCTCAGAATCGTGAATTGGGTAAAGTTTTTCTTGTCGCGGGCGGTGGCCGGTCTTAAAGAAAGTGATCGACTGCCCAAGCATGAATGGCTTGAGAGTCTCTATCAACAAGCGCTGTGGCTTGAACAAAACATCGAATATCACATTCTGGCCAATCACTATCTCAAAAATGGCGTGGCTCTATTTTTCGCCGGAGTGTACTTCGAGGGGGTTGATGCAGACCGATGGCTTCAAAAGGGCCTGGGCATTCTGCGAGGCGAACTGAAGGAACAGTTTCTCGCCGATGGGGGGCATTTTGAGCGAAGCCCCATGTACCACTCCATCTGCCTGGTCGATTATCTTGATGTATTGAATCTAGCTGAGAACTCATCTGCTGCCATCTCAAGTGACATAGCGGGCGAATTTAGCGGCAAGGTGACCGCAGCCCTGGATTTCCTGCACGCGATTTGCTTGCCGGACGGAGCAATTCCCCTGTTCAATGATTCGGCGTTCGGCATTGCGCCACCTCCTCATCGGATCTTCGACTACGCGGAGAGGGTGATTGGATACAAGACACCAAGGCCAACAAAGGATCTGGTGGTCAATGCCTTTCCGTCAAACGGCTACTATGTCTGTCGCAAGGCGGACGATATGATCATTATTGATTGTGGGCCGATCGGTCCTGACTATCAGCCCGGCCATGCCCATTGTGATACGTTGAGTTATGAGCTCGCGATTGACGGACGGCGAGTTGTGGTCGATAGCGGGGTCTATGACTATGAGCTAAGTCGGGAACGGGCCTATGCGCGAAGTACGAGCGCTCATAATACCGTGATGGTCGATGAAGAAGAACAATCAGAAATGTGGGGCGTATTTCGGGTGGCACGGCGGGCGAGGCCGATCCAGGCCCATATCGACAAGGCAGGAGAGGGGTCGGTCCTGTTTGAAGGAGCTCATGACGGATATACGAGATTGAAGGGGAGGCCGATCCACAAGAGGAAGATTTCTTACGATGGATGTGGAAGTTGGGTCGTTACGGATGTATTGGAGGGAAGAGGAATACATCGGATGGAAAGTTTCGTTCATATTCATCCCGATTTTACAATCCTGGAATCGGGGGAGGGTCCATTCAGAATCGAGCGAGGTTGGGAGATTGTTGCCATGATTGAGGCGCTGAGTCCCTGCCGAGTCCAGAGTGGGTCGGGATGCTATTTCCCTGAGTTTGGTTTGAGCCGGAAGAACCCTGTGCTAGCCTTTTCTTGTTCTGGAGAAGGTCCACTCCAGCTGAGTTATCGAATCCAGAAAACGAGAAACCGACAAACCCAGGCGCACGAGCATGCGAATCCTCTTTCTGTCACATTACTTCCCTCCCGAGGTTAA
- a CDS encoding glycoside hydrolase domain-containing protein, producing the protein MRSYTRAITWWCAVVGLVINGTLAELCSAETTKILVREFSHPPNYATTSDHNDALQLTDGATAAFPMWTKRDAVGWAHATPVTLSIELGRERTQSMESRQGTLRIHTAKGLYAEVDVPRQIDVYSKGADGTYYKTGSGSPISKQLADKAHHWITVPVSFAGTGLLVVLHAGGEFLFVDEVVWDDSGKAGALPKERLVGSKTQALTDSTESLRDNLMARALTPSPQSPPAPAGVNVVMWLQDPWGALPSDLATPQLNKVPKRVVVEGFQGEQESICVGLKTWASGAMTDVRLQVTGVPSEAVRLFYVAPVVAASGQLVYDPLVPLGTDRKLALRAERLNYAWISLDLRLIPVGTHTFTVAALREGGAEATTISGEIIVHPPLPQTTQPAAVNWAYIRDTPIWRNPDVTFQDLQAHGINVFVLHPADIPGVGLDGMWSAEHWAAFNNMLRLVRGQGMLLLYLGWDVTRNPLGLSKHRPDISSDAKRRLSQWLDRMSTYLDQRGFSKQQWALYPVDEPRGDNIVFLEAVARAIKSTDSQIRVYADPTSGKSGHTSLDDLRRLDEVIDIWQPNLEFVRGQAHMFFSGLQKPWWLYGNPPSPAKLGSPLQHYRLLAWWSWIFGAKGVGFWSYSDTNGSSAWNDVDGKYPDWAVVYEGNNQVVSSRRWEAFREGLEDYALLSALDRKTVEALFGSSVGWNPSTLDLYAWTSDKITSMRHDVFDRLH; encoded by the coding sequence CCTGGTGGTGTGCGGTCGTAGGGCTTGTGATAAACGGCACGCTGGCAGAGCTCTGTTCGGCTGAGACGACCAAAATCCTAGTGCGGGAATTTTCTCATCCGCCCAACTATGCGACGACGAGTGATCACAATGATGCCCTCCAATTAACGGATGGAGCGACGGCGGCATTCCCGATGTGGACGAAGCGAGACGCTGTGGGATGGGCGCATGCCACTCCCGTCACGCTTTCAATCGAGCTTGGGCGCGAGCGGACGCAATCGATGGAATCACGGCAGGGGACCTTGCGCATTCATACAGCCAAGGGTCTCTATGCCGAGGTGGATGTTCCACGCCAAATCGATGTTTATTCGAAGGGGGCGGACGGTACTTATTACAAAACCGGCAGTGGATCGCCGATTAGCAAGCAGCTGGCCGACAAAGCGCATCATTGGATCACCGTGCCGGTGTCTTTTGCGGGGACAGGGCTTCTGGTGGTCTTGCATGCCGGCGGGGAGTTTCTCTTTGTCGATGAAGTAGTCTGGGATGACAGCGGGAAAGCCGGTGCTCTGCCGAAAGAGCGCTTGGTCGGATCGAAAACACAGGCGCTCACCGACAGCACGGAGAGTTTGCGGGACAATCTCATGGCCCGTGCCCTGACCCCCAGCCCTCAAAGTCCACCGGCTCCTGCCGGCGTCAATGTTGTGATGTGGCTCCAGGATCCATGGGGCGCGTTGCCATCTGATTTGGCTACTCCCCAACTGAACAAGGTCCCTAAGCGAGTGGTCGTAGAGGGATTTCAAGGTGAACAAGAGTCCATCTGTGTGGGCCTCAAGACTTGGGCGTCCGGCGCAATGACAGACGTCCGTCTTCAAGTGACAGGAGTTCCCTCGGAAGCAGTCCGCCTATTCTACGTGGCTCCGGTCGTGGCCGCCAGCGGGCAGTTGGTCTATGACCCGCTTGTGCCGCTCGGCACAGACCGAAAGCTGGCACTTCGCGCCGAACGCCTCAACTATGCCTGGATCTCGCTTGATCTTCGCTTGATTCCCGTGGGGACCCATACATTCACAGTTGCAGCGTTGAGGGAGGGCGGAGCCGAGGCGACGACAATTTCAGGTGAGATCATTGTGCATCCACCGTTGCCACAGACCACTCAACCGGCGGCTGTCAACTGGGCCTATATTCGCGATACTCCAATCTGGCGCAACCCCGATGTAACTTTTCAGGACTTGCAGGCTCATGGCATCAATGTCTTTGTGCTCCATCCGGCTGATATCCCTGGTGTGGGGCTGGACGGGATGTGGAGTGCCGAGCACTGGGCAGCCTTCAATAACATGCTCCGGCTTGTACGCGGTCAGGGGATGCTCCTCTTGTACCTGGGCTGGGATGTCACGAGAAATCCGCTTGGACTTTCCAAGCATCGCCCCGACATCTCTTCGGATGCCAAGCGCCGCCTGAGTCAATGGCTGGATCGTATGTCGACCTATCTGGACCAGCGCGGCTTCAGCAAGCAGCAATGGGCGCTCTATCCTGTCGATGAACCTCGTGGCGACAACATCGTGTTTCTTGAAGCCGTAGCGAGAGCAATCAAAAGCACGGATTCTCAGATCCGTGTCTATGCCGATCCCACCTCCGGGAAAAGCGGCCACACGTCACTGGATGACCTGCGGCGGTTGGATGAGGTCATCGATATCTGGCAGCCGAATCTCGAGTTCGTGAGAGGTCAGGCGCATATGTTTTTTTCCGGATTACAGAAGCCGTGGTGGTTGTATGGAAATCCGCCGTCACCCGCTAAACTGGGTTCGCCTTTGCAGCATTATCGATTGCTCGCCTGGTGGAGTTGGATTTTCGGGGCCAAAGGTGTCGGCTTTTGGTCGTATAGCGACACGAACGGCAGTTCGGCATGGAATGATGTGGACGGCAAGTATCCGGACTGGGCCGTTGTCTACGAAGGGAACAATCAGGTCGTCAGCAGTCGACGCTGGGAAGCGTTCCGCGAGGGCTTGGAGGATTATGCCTTGTTATCGGCCTTAGATCGCAAGACCGTTGAAGCCCTTTTCGGCTCATCGGTCGGGTGGAACCCATCGACCTTGGACCTTTACGCATGGACATCCGATAAGATCACTAGCATGCGTCACGATGTGTTTGACCGCCTCCATTGA